Below is a genomic region from Prolixibacteraceae bacterium.
TGAAAAACGAGAATTATCGAACGTTCTTTATCCAATCCATCCCTAATAACATTGAAAACTAAAAAGTGTTTTGAAATAATACAAAAAAAGCATCTTATCCATGATAGATAAGATGCTTTTCCAGTACATTGTGTATATTTCTTTCTTAGTACATGAAATCCCAAGGTGGTAATACCACTGGTTTTTTCTTCAATACGTCTAAACTTTTCTGATCCAAATATTTTTTCTTTATAACTACACGGAACATGTAGTTGTCAAACCAATCATCAGAAAATGTAAGATATCCCTTATGTCCACTTTTTGCACCCCAACTATTCTCAAACTGCCATTTTGTTGACTTTCCATTTTTATCAACATCCACAGCAACTAGAGTCATCGCATGAGAAGAACCACTATCACGAGTATAAATACGCTCTTTCTTGTTCATTCCAAAATCTACACCATAAACAGCATTATAGTCATAGTTGTCGGTATCTAAGATACCATGTTTCGAATCAATCTGTTTACCTACATCACACGAAGCATACATTGCTTGATTATCTTTAATACTCTCCACAGCAAACTGCTTAATTACATCATTCGGAAGGTTCACATATTTCCAGTTCACCCCCTCTTCTGTATTTCTATAATTACGTATTTCATACAACTTGTAGTATGGACGAGTCGGATCATTCATGATCATCACATAATCATTCAAACTCTCTTTACCGATCACTTCATCGTAAAACGACTGAGGAGTATAGCGCTTTAATTCACTCAAGGAACCATCTTTCTTTTTGAATCTCCACTCAAACTCTTTTACCGGCTCACCCAAGTTCAAACACAGCATACGATAAACCGCTTTCATCATCTCTTTCTTCTTCGCATAAAGCTCTTTCTTTTTAGCCCCCTGCTCTGCTGCTTGTCTTAGACGGATACCATCCTCACGAAGTTTGCGAACCAATAACTTATTCATCCAACGTGTATTATTACTAGAATGAGTTTCAGGCATCACACTCTTTGGTACAGCACCATATTTTCCAGCTACGTTAACAAATAGGTTCCAAACACCACCATCACCAATCACCTCATCAAAATACCAACGTACTTCACGATCAGTAATTGGCTGCTTAGATGTCTCAATAATATTATTCAAAAACAAATTTGACTTCTCAAATAGATCCCAGAAAGAAAGATATACTTGTGAAAATTCAAAAGAAGAAGTTTTATATGCATCCATTACCTTTGGACGGAATACATTTAAACTTGTAAACAACCAACAGCGACCAGAACTTTCCTGATCTGTAATCCCATTGACGTCTACTTTATATTTAAAATAATGATCAAATTTACCTGCATTCTCTCTATTATATGCGATCGACTTTACATCGTTGTTAGATAAAGCATTCTCCATCGCTTTCGTATAACTATCTTTCTTATACGACCCTCTGATTTCTTGGATGTCAGCTTTTGTTAACTCCCCTTGTTTTTGTCCAAAGACAACAGAAGATAGCGCTAACAAACAGCCTAACCCGATACTCTTTTTAATCATAATGGTTGATTTAATGTTACGATTCTATGTGTTCCTAATACTACAAAGATCTACAATAATATTTCATTACAAAATGATATTACTCTCTTTACCCTTCTAAACTACCACTTATTTTTCATAATTTTCACAGTACTATCAATTCAAAGTTCCATCTCCCAGGATTAACAACTACATAAATCCAATCCGACTTAAAAACATTTAAAACTGATTTTAACCCCATCAATTTTACACTCTTGAGCATTAATGAAACACACTCAAAATGCAGCCCACAACAAACTAGACACAACACATTATATACAACATCTTAAATAAAAGAACAATCTAAAATACAATGTAGATAGATCGAAACCACTTTTACTCAATTGATAAATGGAATATTATAACATAAAAAAGAGAGTCATAGACTCTCTCAAACACTAACTATAAATCGATTTGTTTTTGTATATTAAAAAGATAGAAGAAATACTTATTCGAGTTAAGTGTTTACTTAACATCAAACTTGGCTATTACTTCCATCCTTTATTGTTTAAATTTCAGTCTAATACCAATCTACCATCCTGGATTCTGTGTCAAATTTGGATTAATTGCATTCTCATTTAGAGAGAAAGGATAAAAGTACATCTTATCGTTCCAAACACGATCTTGTAATTTAACTCGAGTATAGATCGTATTACCTCCTTCTTGAGTAATACGAACACCATATATCTCTTTTACTTTCTCACCCATTTTCCAACGTCTAAGATCCCAGAAACGATGGTCTTCGAAAGCCAACTCTCTACGACGCTCATCGCGAATATAATCCATATCTAATAATGCTGGCATTGGCATACCGGCAGCATCACGAACTTGAGCTATTGCATCATAAGCAGATAGTGTTAGCTCTGCATCTGTACCATTTACTGATCCAAATACTTCATACGCAGCCTCTGCATAGTTAAGTAACACCTCCGCATATCGATAAAGCGCATAATGATGTCCATATTTGTCTACACGACCAGCAACTAGGTTTACATTAGGATCTATATAACGATTCATATAGTACCCGCTGTTAATCATACCTAGAATAGAAGTATAGTGTGCGCCATTTTCTACCGTATTAAGATTGATTTTTTGTTTATTATAATTAAACAATACACCGTTGACCTTAACATTTCTGTAGAGTCTAGGATCTCTAATTTTCTTACCAGTTGCATCAAAGTA
It encodes:
- a CDS encoding C1 family peptidase, with the translated sequence MIKKSIGLGCLLALSSVVFGQKQGELTKADIQEIRGSYKKDSYTKAMENALSNNDVKSIAYNRENAGKFDHYFKYKVDVNGITDQESSGRCWLFTSLNVFRPKVMDAYKTSSFEFSQVYLSFWDLFEKSNLFLNNIIETSKQPITDREVRWYFDEVIGDGGVWNLFVNVAGKYGAVPKSVMPETHSSNNTRWMNKLLVRKLREDGIRLRQAAEQGAKKKELYAKKKEMMKAVYRMLCLNLGEPVKEFEWRFKKKDGSLSELKRYTPQSFYDEVIGKESLNDYVMIMNDPTRPYYKLYEIRNYRNTEEGVNWKYVNLPNDVIKQFAVESIKDNQAMYASCDVGKQIDSKHGILDTDNYDYNAVYGVDFGMNKKERIYTRDSGSSHAMTLVAVDVDKNGKSTKWQFENSWGAKSGHKGYLTFSDDWFDNYMFRVVIKKKYLDQKSLDVLKKKPVVLPPWDFMY